Proteins encoded in a region of the Plodia interpunctella isolate USDA-ARS_2022_Savannah chromosome 27, ilPloInte3.2, whole genome shotgun sequence genome:
- the atos gene encoding uncharacterized protein atos isoform X1 — translation MFCLFGASECSSLIDGCDNEQKDMHSCETLPAPAPPATGPNLLLELGRLIIRTRGTSPAVRAPPRDRLHAKLLQANPSTSQQIQQSQPKPASDPPGLEASLSDHIDALWKEHTPICIDVLLAPDCPECYSSISSHASFDKHAPKALLLERWTIRPQQLKATAASASITSQWLLNAVRSQLHFSQLSAWIATLRQSQGETPRRRKLSRETCNFKKISGNCDDTENRKLNIVYTIRSLAQCAAAEFANTPTDHNFPVTDIGSNVYLKVLLESLPRIDEIPTLKCSCAPKRRPSKELSTGTHEELANILNDLTISSNYTEEKKIVDDRMHTTCSENGKHKCNCDDESEDNRRASTNLSQETKKLDERRLKEIAKYKRRLRKESKLKKLCDSTSSEGDGLKVKETHTSIPILQAARFDRFRAIGCYRNQTYLTLPASRIESKTPFVETDSIAPAEFKKTNTIGTQTDDFCQCGCPLQIFCDGCKDKERKMVRSEANYNLASLNPSDVLLDAINRCSENGARRKCEDDDNVIKKHKCDNSVNFNSDKNSDVNLIKRPKFRKCLPIVDRIEKVISDRYRKTEEMELLHLDKDDSVFLVPKPEAKRQKTYSISEEDYVLYEKCDYGTFDHCDMDSPSEEGFKFPDPKRGQDQVPSPTEVDRFRWRFDSAASMVFHTKTGLPLTSSPAPLRRGNNCFDFDDSINGISGIKSALFHPVPASPPAPGTPSSPPPPKQEPLPLPTPPPVRKEDTPKLRIGPSAGLLGSFEESALKGRLEPAATVHGFTAELGASGAFCPAHKRLPVTVFFYAPGGTNAPYMGHINLGPTGYRVARSGTIQVSLFNPHGTLVKMFVVLYELTTMPPLARTFLRQRTLYMPAGADPPSPQEVHKWLRYLIHLRFMTSKSGKLYLHTDIRILVSRKADLDTATAHSALFRPIPTNQKPNDSKTTIQKQEDNGQTNQDRAVEIPTNDSNHESTNDSVDQKMVVRSPNRVFGGCGDFSSAMREIGYDNQNGVSYELRSFTYAPENPKYSPR, via the exons ATGCACAGTTGCGAGACGCTGCCGGCACCGGCGCCGCCGGCGACTGGCCCCAACCTGCTGTTGGAGCTCGGCCGCCTTATCATCAGAACCCGGGGCACCAGCCCCGCTGTCCGCGCGCCCCCCCGCGACCGCCTGCACGCCAAGCTGCTACAAGCTAACCCCTCCACCAGCCAACAG ATTCAGCAAAGCCAGCCGAAACCGGCAAGTGACCCTCCTGGCCTGGAGGCGAGCCTCAGCGACCACATCGACGCGCTGTGGAAGGAACACACGCCGATCTGTATCGAT GTCCTGCTAGCTCCCGACTGCCCGGAATGCTACTCGTCCATAAGCTCCCACGCCAGCTTCGACAAGCACGCGCCGAAAGCTCTGCTACTGGAGCGGTGGACCATACGACCCCAGCAGCTCAA AGCGACTGCGGCCTCGGCGTCCATAACATCCCAGTGGCTGCTGAACGCTGTGAGGTCGCAGCTGCACTTCTCCCAACTCTCTGCTTGGATAGCAACATTAAGGCAGAGCCAGGGAGAGACGCCGCGCAG ACGCAAGCTAAGCCGCGAAACTTGCAACTTCAAGAAGATCTCTGGCAACTGTGACGACACCGAGAACCGCAAACTGAACATCGTGTACACAATCCGTTCGCTCGCGCAGTGCGCAGCCGCAGAGTTTGCCAACACACCGACCGACCACAACTTCCCTGTTACTGATATAGGGAGCAATGTCTACCTCAAG GTATTACTAGAAAGCCTACCACGCATCGATGAAATACCAACACTGAAATGCTCTTGCGCACCCAAACGACGACCCAGCAAAGAACTCTCGACTGGCACTCACGAGGAACTAGCTAATATACTTAATGATCTCACTATATCGTCTAATTATactgaagaaaagaaaattgtagATGATAGAATGCACACTACTTGTAGCGAAAACGGAAAACACAAGTGCAATTGTGATGACGAGTCAGAAGACAACCGCAGAGCTTCCACTAATTTAAGTCAAGAAACGAAAAAACTAGACGAGAGACGGCTCAAAGAGATTGCCAAATACAAGAGGAGATTAAGAAAAGAGAGTAAATTGAAAAAGCTATGCGACAGTACGTCTTCGGAAGGCGATGGATTGAAAGTTAAGGAAACACACACGTCTATACCAATTTTACAAGCTGCCAGGTTCGACAGATTCAGAGCTATAGGGTGTTACAGAAATCAAACATATTTGACGTTGCCTGCATCGAGAATCGAAAGTAAAACACCGTTTGTCGAAACCGATAGTATAGCCCCAGCCGAATTTAAGAAAACTAATACTATTGGTACACAAACGGACGATTTTTGTCAATGCGGATGCCCTTTGCAGATTTTCTGCGATGGGTGCAAAGATAAGGAAAGAAAAATGGTTAGATCCGAAGCGAATTATAACTTGGCTTCTTTGAATCCCTCCGATGTACTGTTGGATGCTATCAACCGCTGTTCTGAGAACGGAGCTAGGAGAAAATGCGAGGATGATGACAATGTTATCAAGAAGCATAAATGTGATAATAGTGTTAATTTTAACAGTGATAAAAATAGTGatgttaatttgattaaaagaCCAAAATTTAGAAAGTGTTTGCCCATAGTTGATCGTATAGAGAAAGTTATAAGTGATAGGTACAGGAAAACTGAAGAAATGGAGCTGTTACATCTCGATAAGGATGATTCTGTGTTCCTAGTACCAAAACCTGAAGCGAAGAGGCAAAAAACTTATTCGATTAGCGAGGAAGACTATGTATTATATGAGAAATGTGACTATGGGACGTTTGATCATTGTGATATGGATAGTCCTAGTGAAGAAGGTTTTAAATTCCCTGATCCGAAGAGGGGGCAAGACCAAGTACCTTCCCCGACTGAAGTCGATAGATTCCGTTGGAGATTCGATTCTGCTGCTTCGATGGTTTTTCACACGAAGACTGGATTACCTTTGACGTCGAGTCCAGCCCCTTTAAGGAGAGGGAATAACTGTTTTGATTTCGATGATTCGATCAATGGAATATCTGGTATTAAGAG TGCTCTATTTCACCCGGTGCCCGCATCGCCCCCCGCGCCCGGCACCCCCTCCTCCCCCCCTCCCCCCAAGCAGGAGCCCCTGCCGCTGCCCACCCCCCCGCCTGTGAGGAAGGAGGACACACCCAAGTTGAGGATCGGACCCAGCGCTGGGCTGCTgg GAAGTTTCGAAGAATCCGCCTTGAAAGGTCGCCTTGAGCCTGCGGCTACCGTCCACGGCTTCACAGCCGAGCTGGGAGCGAGTGGAGCTTTCTGTCCAGCTCACAAGAGATTGCCAGTTACTGTGTTCTTCTATGCCCCCGGAGGGACCAACGCTCCGTACATG GGCCACATAAACCTGGGCCCGACAGGGTACCGCGTGGCGCGCTCCGGCACCATCCAAGTGTCGCTGTTCAACCCGCACGGAACCCTAGTCAAGATGTTCGTGGTTCTGTACGAGCTGACCACTATGCCGCCTTTAGCCAGGACCTTTTTGCGACAAAGGACATTATATATGCCAGCGGGGGCTGACCCCCCCTCGCCACAAGAAGTCCACAAGTGGTTGAGATACCTCATTCACCTAAG ATTTATGACGTCCAAATCCGGTAAATTGTATCTTCACACGGATATACGTATATTAGTATCTAGGAAGGCCGATTTAGACACGGCGACGGCACATTCCGCTCTCTTCAGACCCATTCCGACCAATCAGAAGCCGAACGACAGCAAAACAACCATTCAGAAACAGGAAGACAACGGTCAGACCAATCAGGACAGAGCTGTCGAAATTCCGACCAACGATTCAAATCACGAATCGACCAATGACAGTGTAGACCAGAAAATGGTTGTTAGATCTCCGAATAGAGTTTTTGGTGGTTGTGGTGATTTTTCGAGTGCAATGAGAGAGATAGGATATGATAATCAAAATGGCGTCTCATATGAGCTTAGGAGCTTCACGTACGCGCCGGAAAATCCGAAATATTCGCCCCGATAG
- the atos gene encoding uncharacterized protein atos isoform X2: MHSCETLPAPAPPATGPNLLLELGRLIIRTRGTSPAVRAPPRDRLHAKLLQANPSTSQQIQQSQPKPASDPPGLEASLSDHIDALWKEHTPICIDVLLAPDCPECYSSISSHASFDKHAPKALLLERWTIRPQQLKATAASASITSQWLLNAVRSQLHFSQLSAWIATLRQSQGETPRRRKLSRETCNFKKISGNCDDTENRKLNIVYTIRSLAQCAAAEFANTPTDHNFPVTDIGSNVYLKVLLESLPRIDEIPTLKCSCAPKRRPSKELSTGTHEELANILNDLTISSNYTEEKKIVDDRMHTTCSENGKHKCNCDDESEDNRRASTNLSQETKKLDERRLKEIAKYKRRLRKESKLKKLCDSTSSEGDGLKVKETHTSIPILQAARFDRFRAIGCYRNQTYLTLPASRIESKTPFVETDSIAPAEFKKTNTIGTQTDDFCQCGCPLQIFCDGCKDKERKMVRSEANYNLASLNPSDVLLDAINRCSENGARRKCEDDDNVIKKHKCDNSVNFNSDKNSDVNLIKRPKFRKCLPIVDRIEKVISDRYRKTEEMELLHLDKDDSVFLVPKPEAKRQKTYSISEEDYVLYEKCDYGTFDHCDMDSPSEEGFKFPDPKRGQDQVPSPTEVDRFRWRFDSAASMVFHTKTGLPLTSSPAPLRRGNNCFDFDDSINGISGIKSALFHPVPASPPAPGTPSSPPPPKQEPLPLPTPPPVRKEDTPKLRIGPSAGLLGSFEESALKGRLEPAATVHGFTAELGASGAFCPAHKRLPVTVFFYAPGGTNAPYMGHINLGPTGYRVARSGTIQVSLFNPHGTLVKMFVVLYELTTMPPLARTFLRQRTLYMPAGADPPSPQEVHKWLRYLIHLRFMTSKSGKLYLHTDIRILVSRKADLDTATAHSALFRPIPTNQKPNDSKTTIQKQEDNGQTNQDRAVEIPTNDSNHESTNDSVDQKMVVRSPNRVFGGCGDFSSAMREIGYDNQNGVSYELRSFTYAPENPKYSPR; encoded by the exons ATGCACAGTTGCGAGACGCTGCCGGCACCGGCGCCGCCGGCGACTGGCCCCAACCTGCTGTTGGAGCTCGGCCGCCTTATCATCAGAACCCGGGGCACCAGCCCCGCTGTCCGCGCGCCCCCCCGCGACCGCCTGCACGCCAAGCTGCTACAAGCTAACCCCTCCACCAGCCAACAG ATTCAGCAAAGCCAGCCGAAACCGGCAAGTGACCCTCCTGGCCTGGAGGCGAGCCTCAGCGACCACATCGACGCGCTGTGGAAGGAACACACGCCGATCTGTATCGAT GTCCTGCTAGCTCCCGACTGCCCGGAATGCTACTCGTCCATAAGCTCCCACGCCAGCTTCGACAAGCACGCGCCGAAAGCTCTGCTACTGGAGCGGTGGACCATACGACCCCAGCAGCTCAA AGCGACTGCGGCCTCGGCGTCCATAACATCCCAGTGGCTGCTGAACGCTGTGAGGTCGCAGCTGCACTTCTCCCAACTCTCTGCTTGGATAGCAACATTAAGGCAGAGCCAGGGAGAGACGCCGCGCAG ACGCAAGCTAAGCCGCGAAACTTGCAACTTCAAGAAGATCTCTGGCAACTGTGACGACACCGAGAACCGCAAACTGAACATCGTGTACACAATCCGTTCGCTCGCGCAGTGCGCAGCCGCAGAGTTTGCCAACACACCGACCGACCACAACTTCCCTGTTACTGATATAGGGAGCAATGTCTACCTCAAG GTATTACTAGAAAGCCTACCACGCATCGATGAAATACCAACACTGAAATGCTCTTGCGCACCCAAACGACGACCCAGCAAAGAACTCTCGACTGGCACTCACGAGGAACTAGCTAATATACTTAATGATCTCACTATATCGTCTAATTATactgaagaaaagaaaattgtagATGATAGAATGCACACTACTTGTAGCGAAAACGGAAAACACAAGTGCAATTGTGATGACGAGTCAGAAGACAACCGCAGAGCTTCCACTAATTTAAGTCAAGAAACGAAAAAACTAGACGAGAGACGGCTCAAAGAGATTGCCAAATACAAGAGGAGATTAAGAAAAGAGAGTAAATTGAAAAAGCTATGCGACAGTACGTCTTCGGAAGGCGATGGATTGAAAGTTAAGGAAACACACACGTCTATACCAATTTTACAAGCTGCCAGGTTCGACAGATTCAGAGCTATAGGGTGTTACAGAAATCAAACATATTTGACGTTGCCTGCATCGAGAATCGAAAGTAAAACACCGTTTGTCGAAACCGATAGTATAGCCCCAGCCGAATTTAAGAAAACTAATACTATTGGTACACAAACGGACGATTTTTGTCAATGCGGATGCCCTTTGCAGATTTTCTGCGATGGGTGCAAAGATAAGGAAAGAAAAATGGTTAGATCCGAAGCGAATTATAACTTGGCTTCTTTGAATCCCTCCGATGTACTGTTGGATGCTATCAACCGCTGTTCTGAGAACGGAGCTAGGAGAAAATGCGAGGATGATGACAATGTTATCAAGAAGCATAAATGTGATAATAGTGTTAATTTTAACAGTGATAAAAATAGTGatgttaatttgattaaaagaCCAAAATTTAGAAAGTGTTTGCCCATAGTTGATCGTATAGAGAAAGTTATAAGTGATAGGTACAGGAAAACTGAAGAAATGGAGCTGTTACATCTCGATAAGGATGATTCTGTGTTCCTAGTACCAAAACCTGAAGCGAAGAGGCAAAAAACTTATTCGATTAGCGAGGAAGACTATGTATTATATGAGAAATGTGACTATGGGACGTTTGATCATTGTGATATGGATAGTCCTAGTGAAGAAGGTTTTAAATTCCCTGATCCGAAGAGGGGGCAAGACCAAGTACCTTCCCCGACTGAAGTCGATAGATTCCGTTGGAGATTCGATTCTGCTGCTTCGATGGTTTTTCACACGAAGACTGGATTACCTTTGACGTCGAGTCCAGCCCCTTTAAGGAGAGGGAATAACTGTTTTGATTTCGATGATTCGATCAATGGAATATCTGGTATTAAGAG TGCTCTATTTCACCCGGTGCCCGCATCGCCCCCCGCGCCCGGCACCCCCTCCTCCCCCCCTCCCCCCAAGCAGGAGCCCCTGCCGCTGCCCACCCCCCCGCCTGTGAGGAAGGAGGACACACCCAAGTTGAGGATCGGACCCAGCGCTGGGCTGCTgg GAAGTTTCGAAGAATCCGCCTTGAAAGGTCGCCTTGAGCCTGCGGCTACCGTCCACGGCTTCACAGCCGAGCTGGGAGCGAGTGGAGCTTTCTGTCCAGCTCACAAGAGATTGCCAGTTACTGTGTTCTTCTATGCCCCCGGAGGGACCAACGCTCCGTACATG GGCCACATAAACCTGGGCCCGACAGGGTACCGCGTGGCGCGCTCCGGCACCATCCAAGTGTCGCTGTTCAACCCGCACGGAACCCTAGTCAAGATGTTCGTGGTTCTGTACGAGCTGACCACTATGCCGCCTTTAGCCAGGACCTTTTTGCGACAAAGGACATTATATATGCCAGCGGGGGCTGACCCCCCCTCGCCACAAGAAGTCCACAAGTGGTTGAGATACCTCATTCACCTAAG ATTTATGACGTCCAAATCCGGTAAATTGTATCTTCACACGGATATACGTATATTAGTATCTAGGAAGGCCGATTTAGACACGGCGACGGCACATTCCGCTCTCTTCAGACCCATTCCGACCAATCAGAAGCCGAACGACAGCAAAACAACCATTCAGAAACAGGAAGACAACGGTCAGACCAATCAGGACAGAGCTGTCGAAATTCCGACCAACGATTCAAATCACGAATCGACCAATGACAGTGTAGACCAGAAAATGGTTGTTAGATCTCCGAATAGAGTTTTTGGTGGTTGTGGTGATTTTTCGAGTGCAATGAGAGAGATAGGATATGATAATCAAAATGGCGTCTCATATGAGCTTAGGAGCTTCACGTACGCGCCGGAAAATCCGAAATATTCGCCCCGATAG
- the LOC128681639 gene encoding uncharacterized protein LOC128681639, with the protein MSFYKPVRNKCLLRTPVFQLAPRHRYPSGLSTAISHWRTRISTNIYACRLDIAIMSIGKVREFDVKNGAWSSYVDRLEMYFTVNSVKNELKVPTLIAVMGDEAYELLSNLASPKKPAELSYECAVRLLRNHLQPTPSALAERFRFRQRRQAADENVASYVAELKKLTRYCKLGDGLNENLRDQFVCGLRSDLIRQRLIAEDDTLTFTNAVKLASSLEAAERDAAAVDATGAESRELSADVHALAVSSGKQRREPRAAGRAGRGTHGGAGAQRAEVAGANLSGNKIARSGSRDTHSGQCYSCGGVGHYREECRFNQYTCSKCKRVGHLRRVCPDQRQGRRAAVHYAAGEEEPEDENLDSCGEDFHHLCLNDYKAI; encoded by the coding sequence atgtcattttataaacCAGTCCGGAATAAATGCTTGTTACGTACGCCCGTGTTTCAGTTAGCTCCGCGACACCGTTATCCCTCAGGACTATCGACCGCTATATCACATTGGCGAACGAGGATTAGTACCAATATTTACGCGTGCAGGTTAGACATCGCAATTATGTCGATCGGTAAAGTGCGGGAGTTCGACGTGAAGAACGGGGCGTGGTCGTCCTACGTGGACAGGCTCGAGATGTACTTTACAGTGAACAGTGTGAAAAATGAACTCAAAGTGCCTACTTTAATTGCGGTAATGGGTGACGAAGCTTACGAACTATTATCGAATCTAGCCAGCCCTAAGAAACCAGCGGAACTAAGCTACGAGTGTGCGGTCAGATTATTACGTAATCACCTCCAACCGACCCCGTCGGCACTGGCAGAGCGGTTCAGATTTCGGCAGAGAAGGCAAGCGGCGGACGAGAATGTGGCAAGCTACGTGGCGGAATTAAAAAAGTTGACACGCTATTGTAAGCTGGGGGACGGATTAAACGAAAACCTTCGGGATCAATTCGTGTGCGGCTTGAGGAGTGATCTCATCCGGCAGAGGTTAATTGCAGAGGATGACACGCTCACGTTTACTAACGCGGTGAAGTTAGCCAGCTCATTAGAAGCCGCGGAACGCGACGCAGCTGCGGTTGACGCGACAGGAGCCGAAAGCCGGGAGCTATCGGCGGATGTGCATGCTCTGGCGGTCAGCAGCGGCAAGCAGCGGCGGGAGCCACGGGCGGCGGGCCGAGCCGGGCGCGGTACACATGGAGGAGCGGGAGCGCAGCGGGCGGAGGTCGCCGGAGCGAACCTTAGCGGCAACAAGATTGCGAGGAGTGGCAGTCGGGATACACACAGTGGACAATGTTATAGCTGTGGGGGAGTGGGCCATTATCGGGAAGAGTGTCGATTTAACCAATACACCTGTAGCAAGTGCAAGCGGGTGGGGCACCTCAGGCGTGTGTGCCCGGACCAGAGGCAGGGGCGAAGAGCAGCTGTACACTATGCCGCAGGAGAGGAGGAGCCAGAGGACGAGAATCTGGACAGTTGCGGGGAGGATTTTCACCACTTATGCCTGAACGATTATAAGGCGATATAA